Proteins from a single region of Litoribacterium kuwaitense:
- the pdxA gene encoding 4-hydroxythreonine-4-phosphate dehydrogenase PdxA — protein sequence MSNKPIIGITMGDAAGVGPEIIVKALCRDEVSEQAVPLVIGDIKRLKQAADILGADVSFKAIGPDESFSPPTSNEVLCVDLNLVPESLPFGEVSAEAGHAAFEYLRTAIELANDRKIDAICTAPLNKEALHKGGHKYPGHTEILAELTGTSNFAMMLSSPKLKVIHVTTHIGLRDAIDRIEPTRVYDVVRMAHETLSLSGIKQPKIAVCGINPHAGENGLFGYGEEEEKVIPGVERAQQEGIDVVGPLPADTLFFRAVRGDFDIVVAMYHDQGHGPIKVLGLEAGVNITVGLPIIRTSVDHGTAFDIAGKGIADEASMLEAMMQAIELAPQKAE from the coding sequence ATGAGTAACAAACCAATCATCGGGATTACTATGGGTGATGCGGCCGGCGTAGGTCCGGAAATTATCGTCAAAGCACTTTGTCGTGACGAAGTGTCGGAGCAGGCGGTTCCGCTCGTCATCGGCGACATAAAACGGTTGAAGCAGGCCGCTGACATCCTAGGAGCAGATGTATCCTTTAAAGCGATCGGTCCAGACGAGTCCTTTAGCCCGCCGACATCCAATGAAGTGTTGTGCGTTGATTTGAATCTTGTACCTGAATCCCTGCCGTTCGGTGAAGTGTCGGCAGAGGCAGGACATGCCGCTTTTGAATATTTGCGAACAGCAATTGAACTGGCGAACGATCGAAAAATTGATGCAATTTGTACCGCGCCCCTGAACAAAGAAGCGTTGCATAAAGGCGGGCACAAGTATCCAGGTCATACAGAGATTCTCGCTGAACTGACGGGTACGAGTAATTTCGCCATGATGCTGTCTTCTCCTAAACTCAAGGTCATCCATGTGACGACACACATCGGTCTGCGCGATGCGATTGATCGGATCGAACCAACTCGAGTGTATGATGTCGTGAGAATGGCGCACGAAACCTTGAGCCTCTCCGGTATAAAGCAGCCGAAGATCGCCGTTTGTGGCATTAATCCGCATGCTGGGGAAAACGGGCTGTTCGGCTATGGGGAAGAAGAGGAAAAAGTCATTCCGGGTGTGGAGCGTGCACAGCAGGAAGGGATAGATGTCGTCGGTCCTCTTCCGGCCGATACGTTGTTCTTCCGGGCCGTCCGTGGCGATTTTGATATCGTCGTCGCAATGTATCACGATCAAGGTCATGGACCTATCAAAGTGCTAGGGCTGGAAGCGGGCGTGAACATAACAGTCGGCCTGCCAATCATCCGAACAAGTGTCGATCACGGAACAGCCTTCGATATTGCAGGAAAAGGGATCGCTGATGAAGCAAGTATGCTTGAGGCGATGATGCAGGCGATTGAGCTTGCGCCGCAAAAAGCAGAGTAA
- a CDS encoding carbohydrate ABC transporter permease, with amino-acid sequence MRIGKTEKIIHHFILVCLGIIFVLPLLWMLVASIDSSAIQALKAPERITFDNYLSIFSDSSIIRSFFIGIFLSGGQSIIVVLVSILAAYPLSRYKPSYKKSFLYTILFLTSLPMTAVIVPVFQMFLIFNFVDKLWAVMLFTAGTSLPYAIWMMKNFMDSVPLELEESAWVDGASIWGGIRRIVAPLMLPGTFTVLIFTYTGSWGNFFVPYILIQSPEKMPASVTIFQFFGNYGLVNYGELAAFSVLYSAPVVILYYLSQRYMSKGFSLGGATKG; translated from the coding sequence ATGAGAATTGGGAAAACAGAAAAAATAATACATCATTTCATACTTGTATGTTTGGGGATTATTTTTGTTTTGCCCCTGTTATGGATGCTGGTAGCGTCGATTGATAGTTCAGCAATTCAAGCGCTAAAGGCACCTGAAAGAATTACCTTCGACAATTATTTGAGTATCTTTAGTGATTCATCTATTATTAGATCTTTTTTTATAGGGATATTCTTGTCGGGAGGACAATCTATAATAGTAGTGCTTGTTAGTATTCTAGCCGCTTATCCATTGTCAAGGTACAAACCATCCTACAAAAAGTCATTTTTGTATACAATACTATTTCTTACGTCGTTGCCGATGACTGCGGTTATTGTACCCGTGTTTCAAATGTTTCTGATATTCAATTTCGTGGACAAGTTATGGGCAGTTATGCTTTTTACAGCAGGTACTTCTCTGCCTTACGCTATATGGATGATGAAAAACTTTATGGATTCCGTTCCACTTGAACTCGAAGAATCTGCTTGGGTTGATGGGGCTTCCATATGGGGTGGGATTAGAAGGATTGTAGCACCTTTAATGCTTCCAGGGACATTCACGGTTTTAATTTTTACGTACACGGGAAGCTGGGGAAACTTTTTTGTACCATATATTCTAATTCAATCACCTGAGAAAATGCCTGCATCTGTAACCATTTTTCAATTCTTTGGAAATTATGGATTAGTCAATTACGGTGAGCTTGCAGCATTTTCAGTATTATATTCAGCGCCGGTTGTAATTTTATATTATCTATCACAACGATACATGTCAAAAGGATTTAGTCTTGGCGGAGCTACAAAGGGTTAA
- a CDS encoding extracellular solute-binding protein, which produces MLKRNLLVILLLSAILVLSACSDADNTNGDTGSKSGKTEIKITWRGTGDQDNLKRYLEGFAADFEAENDDIDIVLSPIVASEGDYFSKVALTMQSAETAPDIVSEDTFILSADANAGYLKPLDEYVDSWDEWDQFIENIKSGTTGNDGTIYGIPTTTDSRGIWYNKEVFETAGLPKDWQPKSWEDIYAAAEAIKESNDDVVPFAMNVAKANGEAVSMQTFEMLLYGTGETLYDGESEKWNVNGQGITDALVFVDEIMNKRDLGPSLSIALNANYSSVMTQDLLPNGGVGMVLDGNWNIANYMEGGASPLENIEATIGFVPFPTKDGEDPGTVTMAGGWGWSIPEKSTNHDVAWKVIKALSTEELQTKRALIGGTLTVRSDSAKSSDYLERPLIEPATKALENAYFRPKNDLYPNVSIEIQNAVEAVASKTMSPEKAAANYKAKVTEIVGEENVY; this is translated from the coding sequence ATGCTAAAAAGGAATCTATTAGTCATTCTTTTATTATCTGCAATATTGGTGCTAAGCGCATGTTCAGATGCAGATAATACGAATGGTGATACAGGGTCAAAAAGCGGCAAAACGGAAATTAAAATAACTTGGAGGGGCACCGGTGATCAGGACAATCTAAAAAGATATCTGGAGGGATTTGCAGCTGACTTTGAAGCAGAGAATGATGATATTGATATTGTTCTTTCACCAATTGTTGCTAGTGAGGGCGATTATTTTTCCAAGGTTGCTTTAACGATGCAGTCTGCTGAAACAGCCCCAGACATTGTATCTGAAGACACATTTATACTAAGTGCAGATGCGAATGCTGGTTATTTGAAACCGTTGGATGAGTACGTAGACTCATGGGATGAATGGGATCAATTTATAGAAAATATAAAATCAGGAACCACAGGAAATGACGGCACTATTTACGGTATACCGACGACAACGGATTCTCGTGGTATTTGGTATAACAAAGAAGTTTTTGAAACGGCCGGACTGCCAAAAGATTGGCAGCCTAAGAGCTGGGAAGATATATATGCCGCAGCTGAAGCTATAAAGGAATCGAATGATGATGTCGTGCCTTTTGCAATGAATGTTGCAAAAGCAAATGGAGAAGCCGTTTCGATGCAAACATTTGAAATGCTGCTCTACGGCACAGGGGAAACTTTATATGATGGCGAGAGTGAAAAATGGAATGTCAATGGACAGGGAATTACCGACGCATTAGTTTTTGTTGATGAAATTATGAATAAGCGTGACTTAGGACCATCTCTTTCGATTGCTCTAAATGCAAATTATAGTTCTGTCATGACTCAAGATTTATTGCCAAATGGTGGTGTAGGAATGGTGCTGGACGGAAACTGGAACATTGCAAATTATATGGAGGGTGGAGCGTCTCCACTGGAAAATATTGAAGCAACAATCGGCTTCGTTCCTTTCCCTACAAAGGATGGAGAAGATCCAGGTACTGTTACGATGGCCGGTGGTTGGGGGTGGTCTATCCCTGAGAAGTCAACAAACCATGATGTCGCATGGAAAGTGATAAAGGCATTGAGCACGGAAGAATTACAAACAAAGCGAGCGCTAATTGGGGGTACATTAACGGTTAGATCAGATTCAGCAAAAAGCAGTGATTATTTAGAACGTCCATTAATTGAACCTGCTACAAAAGCATTGGAAAATGCATATTTTAGACCTAAGAATGATTTATATCCAAACGTTTCAATTGAAATTCAAAATGCGGTAGAAGCTGTTGCCAGCAAAACGATGTCACCTGAAAAAGCAGCTGCTAATTATAAAGCAAAAGTAACAGAAATTGTAGGAGAAGAAAACGTTTATTAG
- a CDS encoding helix-turn-helix transcriptional regulator, whose translation MNSNHRDDIYFSLKKIFESLFESLIRSVEGTADPTTIRILDYINQNYDQDLSLTDISLKFNLTEGYISRLLKKNANINFKKHLNQLKINKAKELLQNGNHKVNEVSALVGYKNVNTFIRIFKQQEGIPPGEYSKLR comes from the coding sequence TTGAATAGTAATCATAGAGATGATATTTATTTTTCCTTAAAGAAAATTTTTGAGAGTTTATTTGAAAGCTTAATTAGATCAGTTGAAGGAACAGCCGATCCTACAACAATACGTATTTTAGACTATATTAATCAAAATTATGATCAGGATCTTTCACTAACAGATATCTCTCTAAAATTTAATTTAACGGAAGGTTATATTAGTAGATTGCTAAAGAAGAACGCTAATATTAACTTTAAGAAGCACCTCAATCAGTTAAAAATTAATAAAGCAAAAGAGCTGCTGCAAAATGGAAACCATAAAGTAAATGAAGTCAGTGCATTAGTTGGTTATAAAAATGTGAATACATTTATACGGATTTTTAAACAGCAGGAAGGGATACCGCCGGGTGAATATTCTAAACTCCGTTGA
- a CDS encoding carbohydrate ABC transporter permease, whose product MIIFLSPALILLLIFFLTPMLLTIVFSFTNLALTGTQAQNLKFVGFDNFMQMFNDAELYNSIAKTLIFVLFSAIIGQCLLGFLIAFLMKGKNAAFRRTIGITVIAAWVTPEIVVGFSWVAFLGDNGTLNSIITTLSGIDPIAFLFEYPMVSVVVANIWRGTAFSMMAFQAALDDIPLEVEEAAVMDGASRWRIVRNITIPIVKGTITTNLMLVTLQTLGVFTLIYAMTGGGPGNGTMTLPVYMYKQAFVSYQLGYGTAISLVILIIGALFSLLYMRFLKVKI is encoded by the coding sequence ATCATCATTTTTTTATCCCCAGCACTGATATTGCTATTAATATTCTTTCTTACTCCAATGCTATTAACGATAGTATTTTCATTTACCAACCTAGCGCTCACTGGGACTCAGGCACAGAACCTTAAATTCGTTGGTTTTGATAATTTCATGCAAATGTTTAATGATGCAGAATTGTATAACAGTATTGCAAAAACACTCATTTTTGTTTTATTTTCTGCTATTATTGGCCAATGTCTTTTAGGTTTTTTAATCGCATTCCTCATGAAAGGGAAAAACGCTGCCTTTCGCAGAACAATAGGTATTACTGTAATTGCAGCATGGGTTACTCCTGAAATTGTCGTTGGATTTAGTTGGGTGGCCTTTTTAGGGGATAATGGAACGCTGAACAGCATTATTACAACTCTATCAGGCATTGATCCAATTGCTTTTCTCTTTGAGTATCCTATGGTCAGTGTTGTAGTGGCAAATATATGGCGCGGGACAGCGTTTTCTATGATGGCATTTCAGGCTGCTTTAGATGATATACCATTAGAAGTCGAAGAGGCAGCTGTAATGGACGGTGCAAGCAGATGGAGAATTGTTAGAAACATAACAATCCCTATTGTTAAAGGGACAATCACTACCAATTTGATGCTAGTGACATTACAAACTTTAGGCGTATTTACTTTAATCTATGCAATGACTGGCGGTGGTCCTGGAAACGGAACGATGACTTTACCGGTATACATGTACAAGCAAGCTTTTGTAAGTTACCAACTAGGCTATGGAACAGCGATTTCATTAGTCATCTTAATTATAGGAGCTCTATTTAGTTTACTTTATATGCGATTTCTTAAGGTGAAAATATAA
- a CDS encoding sigma-54-dependent transcriptional regulator: protein MIKVLVIAPYQGLAEVVKNLRHEDEDLQIEVKVGNLEEGIQIAKAAEAEGYDLIISRGGTASQVEAEINIPVVDIHITGYDMLRVFALLKGLNGQAALVGFPNISRGAATICSILDMNVRSVTISSREEVTKLLPDLKKEGFSVVIGDVVTVRQAEQMGLQGILITSGKEAVLQSFEEAKRLYHSNQKMQAQTAVYADMIERFPQAVVTVNEAGEVIQKNQLFRDQFTSSIVEAPDLQALLKQILTQRQGIWRSVTLQKRSYHAYGYPTSEDKSFVTVLLQPQSLGAAQGVKVRNHVSHIPISGRSRIAEDMRKQLKQYANLEEAIWIEGEVGTGRMMFACNLHFETFGQQAPLISFDCSVVSMKDVSGYISSKNQLLPEKATIVFQHVHLIKDDEQSALKSLVEELTAKYTVILLSDGSVRTRMKEGRFDQALFYSLPAVTIQIPPLRERIEDIQDLAQAFIARNHMNYGYEAIGLRPEALEPLLDYDWPGNISQLKQAIDKLMIANNQSYIEKSDVETMMSDVTKETTMTMHNALPLEGTLKDMERAIIEKVMEQENHNQSKAAKRLGMNRTTLWRKLNS, encoded by the coding sequence TTGATTAAAGTTTTAGTCATTGCTCCGTATCAGGGGCTTGCAGAAGTCGTAAAAAACCTTCGTCATGAGGATGAAGATTTACAAATTGAAGTTAAGGTCGGCAACTTGGAGGAAGGGATCCAAATTGCGAAAGCGGCCGAGGCGGAAGGTTATGATCTCATCATCAGCCGTGGAGGGACGGCTAGTCAGGTTGAGGCTGAAATCAATATTCCGGTTGTGGATATCCATATCACCGGCTATGATATGCTTCGGGTTTTTGCGCTTCTCAAAGGGCTAAATGGACAAGCGGCGTTGGTTGGGTTTCCGAACATTTCTCGCGGAGCGGCGACGATCTGCAGTATTCTTGATATGAATGTACGGTCGGTCACCATCAGTAGCAGGGAAGAAGTCACGAAGCTGCTTCCTGATTTGAAAAAAGAAGGATTTTCTGTGGTCATTGGTGATGTTGTGACGGTTCGTCAAGCCGAGCAGATGGGGTTGCAAGGCATCTTGATTACGTCGGGAAAAGAAGCGGTGTTGCAATCGTTTGAAGAGGCAAAGCGTTTGTATCATTCAAACCAAAAGATGCAGGCTCAGACGGCGGTCTACGCCGATATGATCGAAAGGTTTCCACAAGCGGTGGTGACGGTGAACGAAGCGGGTGAAGTGATTCAAAAGAATCAGCTTTTTCGCGATCAGTTCACCTCCTCCATCGTCGAAGCGCCTGATTTGCAAGCACTTTTGAAGCAAATTCTCACACAACGACAGGGGATTTGGCGGTCCGTTACTTTGCAGAAAAGGAGTTATCATGCTTATGGCTATCCAACGAGTGAAGATAAATCTTTTGTGACGGTTCTGCTGCAACCACAATCTCTCGGAGCTGCGCAAGGAGTAAAGGTGCGGAACCACGTCTCTCATATCCCGATTTCTGGACGCAGCCGAATCGCGGAGGACATGAGAAAACAGCTCAAGCAGTACGCGAATCTGGAAGAGGCGATTTGGATCGAAGGTGAGGTGGGCACAGGCCGGATGATGTTTGCTTGTAATCTCCATTTTGAAACGTTTGGCCAACAGGCTCCACTGATCTCTTTTGACTGTTCCGTTGTCAGTATGAAAGATGTGAGCGGCTATATTTCAAGCAAAAATCAGCTATTGCCGGAGAAAGCGACGATTGTCTTTCAGCACGTCCACTTGATAAAGGACGACGAACAGAGTGCTCTGAAGTCGCTGGTAGAGGAGCTGACTGCGAAGTATACCGTCATTTTGCTTTCGGATGGTAGTGTCCGGACCAGAATGAAGGAAGGTCGTTTTGATCAGGCGCTCTTCTACAGTTTGCCGGCGGTTACGATCCAGATTCCGCCACTACGCGAACGGATCGAGGATATTCAGGATCTCGCGCAAGCGTTCATCGCTCGGAATCATATGAATTATGGCTATGAGGCCATCGGATTAAGGCCCGAAGCTTTGGAACCGTTGCTCGACTATGATTGGCCAGGAAATATTTCGCAGTTGAAGCAGGCGATTGACAAATTGATGATTGCCAACAACCAATCTTATATAGAAAAGTCGGACGTGGAAACGATGATGAGTGACGTGACGAAAGAAACGACGATGACCATGCATAATGCGCTCCCTCTTGAGGGTACCTTAAAGGATATGGAGAGAGCGATCATCGAGAAGGTCATGGAACAAGAAAATCATAACCAATCGAAGGCAGCGAAACGATTGGGAATGAACCGGACGACCCTATGGCGCAAGCTCAACTCTTGA
- a CDS encoding 2-keto-3-deoxygluconate permease — protein MKIKAGLERIPGGMMVVPLLLAAVLNTFAPDLLRIGNFTEALFVDGASTLIALFLLCTGAQINFKTAGVSLGKGATLLTVKWIVGAIFGLLAYMLAGENGLWMGLAPIAIIAAMTNSNGGLYIAIVGQYGSKTDRAAYSLLALNDGPFFTMVALSIFGAMGFVDGLFSITSFIAVLLPIAVGMVLGNLDGDMRKFLDQGSSMLIPFFAFALGMGIDFGSIIEGGLSGIVLGVATTLITGTAGYLVFKAFKWNPIAGAAEGSTAGNAVATPAAIAAANAGFASTVDLATVQVAASTVTTAVLLPIFVGFLVKRLEKKGVRVPEDYAEDDGNQASA, from the coding sequence ATGAAAATCAAAGCAGGTTTGGAAAGGATTCCTGGTGGGATGATGGTCGTGCCGCTTTTATTAGCGGCGGTTTTGAATACGTTTGCTCCAGATTTGTTGCGAATCGGTAACTTCACAGAGGCACTGTTCGTGGATGGAGCCAGTACATTGATTGCTTTGTTCCTATTGTGTACAGGGGCGCAGATCAATTTCAAAACAGCAGGAGTCAGTTTAGGGAAAGGCGCGACGTTACTTACGGTAAAATGGATCGTAGGGGCGATATTCGGGCTTTTGGCGTACATGCTCGCAGGAGAAAATGGGCTATGGATGGGTCTTGCACCGATTGCGATCATCGCAGCGATGACGAACAGTAACGGTGGGCTTTACATTGCGATTGTTGGGCAGTACGGAAGCAAAACTGACCGTGCGGCGTATTCACTGCTTGCCTTGAACGATGGACCATTTTTTACGATGGTCGCACTCTCTATTTTCGGAGCAATGGGTTTTGTGGATGGATTATTCTCCATTACGTCTTTTATCGCTGTCTTGCTTCCGATTGCTGTCGGAATGGTGCTCGGAAACTTGGATGGCGATATGAGGAAGTTTTTAGATCAGGGAAGCTCCATGTTGATTCCGTTCTTCGCGTTTGCCCTCGGGATGGGCATCGACTTTGGAAGTATTATCGAAGGTGGATTATCAGGAATCGTCCTTGGTGTAGCGACAACATTGATTACAGGTACAGCTGGTTACTTGGTATTTAAAGCCTTTAAGTGGAATCCTATTGCAGGGGCAGCCGAAGGCTCTACTGCGGGGAATGCCGTAGCAACACCTGCAGCGATTGCGGCAGCGAATGCCGGTTTTGCAAGTACTGTTGACCTGGCTACAGTCCAAGTAGCTGCATCGACGGTGACGACCGCTGTGCTATTGCCGATTTTTGTCGGGTTCCTTGTCAAGCGTCTGGAGAAAAAAGGTGTCCGGGTGCCGGAGGATTACGCTGAAGACGACGGGAATCAAGCAAGTGCATAG
- a CDS encoding ABC transporter ATP-binding protein, which translates to MINQGRTYGMLDIIKVPFKCSPMMTTVLVLQTLLSGLIPTVQVVVTAAFINTAISIVQNNTDISQIYSPLFTVVALIGYQWISEQLKQVVTVKLENDVRVKFRTPITEKRAKLDYKHIENHHTWDLISRVSKDPEEQVKNAFANLLSIIAKILQVVGILGLLIVQVWWAALLILAISVPLFMVAIKSGKANYEANREVSKYKRKSDDLSDVLTGRDTVDERTLFGYGDTIRRKWHELYETARTIEFKTELKWFIKMKSGSLITAFISFIVILILLGPVLAGTLTIGMFISLVNAVFGLVQTMSWELTYNVDRLAKHREYFRDLTAFGALEETEDAIAAKEGVPPVFQSLEFRDVRFTYPGTDKKILDGVSFRLEAGKNYAFVGVNGAGKTTITKLLTGLYDDYEGDIYLNEKNITDYKQSELKSFFSIVYQDFAKYQMTLKENMLIGDTHKMSDVKTYERVGAAVEQLGLNRVVDRLTKRLDTPLGKIKAGGQDISGGEWQRVAMARAIVNPAPLRVLDEPTAALDPLSESDLYERFEEISRDKTTIFISHRLGSTKLADEIFVIGDGRMIEHGNHKALMQLGGIYAEMYESQRSWYQ; encoded by the coding sequence ATGATAAACCAAGGCAGAACATACGGCATGCTCGATATCATTAAGGTTCCGTTTAAGTGCTCACCGATGATGACGACGGTATTGGTATTACAAACGCTTTTGTCCGGTTTAATACCAACTGTCCAAGTTGTCGTTACGGCTGCATTTATTAATACAGCCATATCGATTGTCCAAAATAACACAGACATCAGTCAGATTTATTCCCCACTATTTACTGTCGTAGCTTTGATTGGATACCAATGGATTTCGGAACAATTGAAGCAAGTTGTCACAGTCAAACTGGAAAATGACGTTCGGGTAAAGTTTCGGACACCGATCACTGAGAAAAGGGCCAAACTCGACTACAAGCATATTGAAAATCATCATACTTGGGACCTTATTTCGCGCGTGTCAAAAGACCCTGAAGAGCAAGTGAAAAATGCTTTTGCAAATCTGTTGTCGATCATCGCAAAAATTCTCCAAGTCGTAGGTATATTAGGATTGCTCATCGTCCAAGTGTGGTGGGCTGCCCTTCTCATCCTTGCTATTTCCGTACCTTTGTTTATGGTGGCGATCAAGAGCGGCAAGGCGAATTATGAAGCCAACCGTGAAGTATCTAAATACAAGCGAAAGTCTGATGATCTTTCTGACGTTTTGACTGGAAGGGATACTGTCGATGAAAGAACTTTATTTGGTTATGGAGATACGATTCGGAGGAAGTGGCATGAGCTCTACGAAACAGCCCGAACCATTGAATTCAAAACGGAGCTAAAATGGTTTATTAAGATGAAATCCGGCAGTTTAATCACGGCGTTCATTTCTTTCATCGTTATACTGATCCTGCTTGGTCCAGTTTTGGCTGGCACACTTACGATCGGGATGTTTATTTCTTTAGTGAACGCCGTGTTTGGACTTGTTCAGACGATGTCTTGGGAACTCACTTATAATGTAGACCGGCTTGCAAAACATAGGGAGTATTTTAGAGATTTGACAGCGTTTGGTGCACTGGAAGAAACAGAAGACGCTATCGCGGCAAAAGAGGGCGTGCCGCCTGTTTTTCAGTCGTTGGAATTTAGAGATGTCCGCTTTACGTATCCTGGAACGGATAAAAAGATTCTTGATGGCGTGTCATTTCGACTGGAAGCAGGAAAAAACTATGCTTTTGTTGGGGTGAATGGTGCAGGAAAGACGACCATCACCAAATTATTAACAGGGCTTTACGACGATTATGAAGGCGACATTTATCTTAACGAGAAGAATATCACTGATTACAAGCAAAGCGAGTTGAAATCATTTTTCTCCATCGTGTATCAAGACTTTGCCAAATATCAAATGACGCTGAAAGAGAATATGCTCATAGGAGATACGCACAAAATGTCCGATGTAAAGACATACGAGCGCGTGGGCGCTGCGGTTGAACAGCTTGGATTAAATCGCGTGGTGGATAGATTGACTAAACGTTTGGATACGCCCCTTGGCAAGATTAAAGCTGGGGGACAAGATATTTCCGGTGGGGAGTGGCAGAGGGTGGCCATGGCCCGAGCCATTGTAAATCCAGCACCACTAAGAGTATTGGACGAACCGACCGCCGCACTCGACCCCTTAAGTGAGAGTGATTTATATGAAAGGTTCGAGGAAATCAGTAGAGATAAAACGACGATATTTATTAGTCATCGATTAGGATCGACGAAACTGGCAGATGAAATATTTGTGATTGGGGACGGACGTATGATCGAACATGGAAATCATAAAGCATTGATGCAGCTAGGTGGTATTTATGCTGAGATGTATGAGAGCCAGAGGAGCTGGTATCAATGA
- a CDS encoding four-carbon acid sugar kinase family protein: MSFRFGMIADDLTGANDSGIQLKEKGLETSVYFEIPEPGKQLDEAIVLDTDSRARDKENAYHATKTAALFLKENGYQHIYKKMDSTLRGYIGTELMALDDVFEPTFIVVAPAYPPYGRTTKNGVHLLNGVPVSETELANDPKHPVKQAHLPTLIESETGKNTALISGLLEGTPDDWMLALNEFKQKEIKYLISDAATIEDLRHMADMIHQFSSDVIWSGSAGLAEVLPGVLNVEKQRSDRAVHLASSAVMTVCGSLSQTTQQQVRYAAQQEGVATIDIDTELMFLGDWDKQAETYYEASVAAIRAGKDVVLYVPSTSEMREKVSRRAEKLGMTPLDIGKRISTALGALTNQIVATCPELNALVLTGGDTAKDVAKSLGATGFSLNHQLEAGIPLGDLIGIDRKIKVVTKAGAFGTESSIYRAMQTLKGESQHE, encoded by the coding sequence ATGAGTTTTCGGTTTGGAATGATTGCAGACGATTTGACCGGGGCGAATGACAGTGGCATCCAGCTTAAAGAGAAAGGGCTGGAAACTTCGGTCTACTTCGAAATCCCCGAACCTGGTAAACAGTTAGATGAGGCGATTGTGTTAGATACAGATTCACGTGCACGAGATAAAGAAAATGCGTACCATGCAACAAAAACAGCTGCATTGTTTTTAAAGGAAAATGGCTATCAACATATATATAAGAAAATGGATTCTACATTGCGAGGGTATATCGGAACAGAGCTGATGGCGTTGGATGACGTGTTCGAACCGACATTTATCGTCGTGGCACCGGCTTACCCCCCGTATGGTAGGACGACAAAGAACGGTGTTCATTTGCTGAACGGCGTGCCTGTATCAGAAACAGAACTTGCAAATGACCCGAAGCATCCTGTCAAACAAGCTCACCTTCCAACGTTGATTGAATCAGAGACAGGGAAAAATACGGCTTTAATTTCAGGACTATTGGAAGGGACGCCTGATGATTGGATGCTGGCATTAAATGAATTTAAACAGAAAGAAATCAAGTATTTGATTAGTGATGCAGCGACGATTGAAGACTTGCGTCATATGGCGGATATGATCCATCAGTTTAGCTCGGATGTTATTTGGTCCGGCTCGGCGGGGTTGGCTGAAGTGCTGCCAGGTGTTCTGAACGTCGAAAAACAGCGGAGCGACAGGGCTGTGCATCTAGCTTCAAGTGCTGTGATGACTGTGTGTGGGAGTCTTTCGCAAACCACACAGCAACAAGTTCGGTATGCCGCACAACAAGAGGGTGTCGCGACGATTGACATCGATACGGAACTCATGTTTTTGGGAGATTGGGATAAGCAAGCGGAGACTTATTATGAGGCGAGTGTCGCGGCCATCCGCGCCGGGAAAGATGTTGTGCTTTATGTCCCTTCTACCAGTGAGATGCGTGAAAAAGTGAGCCGCCGTGCTGAAAAGCTCGGGATGACGCCACTGGACATTGGCAAGCGGATCAGTACTGCTCTCGGTGCCTTGACGAATCAGATTGTGGCGACTTGTCCTGAGTTAAATGCGCTCGTTTTGACGGGTGGAGATACGGCCAAAGATGTGGCCAAAAGCTTAGGAGCGACAGGCTTTAGCTTGAACCACCAGCTGGAAGCAGGTATTCCTCTAGGAGATTTAATCGGTATCGATCGGAAAATCAAAGTTGTCACCAAAGCTGGTGCGTTTGGCACAGAATCATCGATCTACAGAGCGATGCAGACATTGAAAGGAGAGAGCCAGCATGAGTAA